Proteins found in one Apostichopus japonicus isolate 1M-3 chromosome 16, ASM3797524v1, whole genome shotgun sequence genomic segment:
- the LOC139982012 gene encoding lactadherin-like isoform X1, with translation MLYLSTLRIGLLSVVLSTVFAGDCNEYCGKPAPEGSCCERFGLNVNRDSDVVITASTSYNHNHGPHRAALFEAEVGGIAGWAAATNNAEQWIQVDFGSPRQVTGVLLQGRGAGCCNQWVTSFRILFSNDGEIFYSTPTIEGTFDRHTVARRYLDRPIVARYVRLNPITYFGHITLRFDLLGCEAGIFG, from the exons ATGCTTTACCTTTCTACTCTGCGTATTGGTCTGCTTTCTGTTGTGCTTTCAACAGTTTTTGCAGGAG ATTGCAATGAATATTGTGGGAAACCGGCTCCGGAAGGGTCATGTTGCGAACGGTTCGGTCTGAACGTTAACCGTGATTCAGATGTAGTCATCACCGCCTCAACCTCCTACAACCATAATCACGGACCACACAGAGCCGCTCTCTTTGAAGCTGAGGTTGGGGGAATTGCTGGTTGGGCAGCCGCCACTAACAACGc TGAGCAATGGATTCAAGTAGATTTTGGCTCCCCTCGCCAAGTGACAGGTGTCCTCTTGCAAGGGCGCGGTGCCGGATGTTGCAACCAGTGGGTTACGTCATTCCGAATTCTCTTTTCCAATGACGGGGAGATTTTCTATAGTACACCG ACCATCgagggaacattcgatcgacACACCGTAGCTCGTCGTTACTTAGACCGACCCATTGTCGCTCGCTACGTTCGACTGAATCCTATTACCTACTTTGGTCATATTACTCTAAGGTTTGACCTTCTTGGATGTGAAGCAGGCATCTTTGGCtag
- the LOC139982013 gene encoding lactadherin-like, translating into MLYLSTLRIGLLSVVLSTVFAGDCDEYCVKPAPEGSCCKRFGLNVNRDSDVVITASTTYNSGYGPDRAALFEAEVGGIAGWAAATNNAEQWIQVDFGSPRQVTGVLLQGRGAGCCNQWVTSFRILFSNDGEIFYSTPTIEGTFDRHTVARRYLDRPIVARYVRLNPITYFGHITLRFDLLGCEAGIFG; encoded by the exons ATGCTTTACCTTTCTACTCTGCGTATCGGTCTGCTTTCTGTTGTGCTTTCAACAGTTTTTGCAGGAG ATTGCGatgaatattgtgtaaaacCGGCTCCGGAAGGGTCATGTTGCAAACGGTTCGGTCTGAATGTTAACCGTGATTCCGATGTAGTCATCACCGCCTCAACCACATACAACAGTGGATACGGCCCAGACAGAGCCGCTCTCTTTGAAGCTGAGGTTGGGGGAATTGCTGGTTGGGCAGCCGCCACTAACAACGc TGAGCAATGGATTCAAGTAGATTTTGGCTCCCCTCGCCAAGTGACAGGTGTCCTCTTGCAAGGGCGAGGTGCCGGATGTTGCAACCAGTGGGTTACGTCATTCCGAATTCTCTTTTCCAATGACGGGGAGATTTTCTATAGTACACCG ACTATCgagggaacattcgatcgacACACCGTAGCTCGTCGTTACCTAGACCGACCCATTGTCGCTCGCTACGTTCGACTGAATCCCATTACCTACTTTGGTCATATTACTCTAAGGTTTGACCTTCTTGGATGTGAAGCAGGCATCTTTGGCtag
- the LOC139982017 gene encoding lactadherin-like, with amino-acid sequence MLYLSTLRIGLLSVVLSTVFAGDYDAYCVKPPPEGSCCERFGLNVNRDSDVVITASSSYDNNHRPQRAALFEDDQGGISGWGAATTDAEQWIQVDFGSPRQVTGVLLQGRGFTHVTQWVTSFRILFSNDGEIFYSTPTIEGTFDKSTVARRYLDRPIVARYFRLNPITYFGHITLRFDLLGCEAGFFG; translated from the exons ATGCTTTACCTTTCTACTCTGCGTATTGGTCTGCTTTCTGTTGTGCTTTCAACAGTTTTTGCAGGAG ATTACGATGCATATTGTGTAAAACCGCCTCCGGAAGGGTCATGTTGCGAACGATTCGGTCTGAACGTTAACCGTGATTCAGATGTAGTTATCACCGCCTCAAGCTCATACGACAATAATCACCGACCACAGAGAGCCGCTCTTTTTGAAGACGATCAAGGGGGAATTTCTGGTTGGGGAGCCGCCACTACCGACGc TGAGCAATGGATTCAAGTAGATTTTGGCTCCCCTCGCCAAGTGACAGGTGTCCTCCTGCAAGGGCGCGGTTTTACTCACGTCACCCAGTGGGTTACGTCTTTCCGAATTCTCTTTTCCAATGACGGGGAGATTTTCTATAGTACACCG ACAATCGAGGGAACGTTCGATAAAAGTACCGTAGCTCGTCGTTACTTAGACCGACCCATTGTCGCTCGCTACTTTCGACTGAATCCTATTACCTACTTTGGTCATATTACCCTAAGGTTTGACCTTCTTGGATGTGAAGCAGGCTTCTTTGGCTAG